ATAATCCTGAAAATCTCCGTGTGCTGAATTCAATGCTCCAGCAGGAAGGATATGGCGTGCGCGCTGCAAAAAGTGCCAAACAGGCGCTGGCAAGCATCGACATCGCGGAACCGGACCTGGTGCTTCTTGATGTGCATATGCCGGAAATGGATGGGTTCGAGCTATGCAAACACATTAAAAATAATTCAAAATATCTAAACCTGCCCATTATTTTTTTAAGCGCACTGGGTGACACGTTTAACAAAAAATTGGGGTTTGAAGCCGGTGCCGTGGATTACATGACCAAACCTTTTGATATCGAGGAAGTAAAAGTCAGAATTAAAACGCATCTTAAACTTAAAGCCAGCCTGATGGAGCAGGCTCGCCTTAAAGCGGAAATAGCAAGAAAAGATGAAGAGATAAAAATACTTAAGTCAAAGCTGGATAGTAATGCCTGAACCAATCCAACAGCCTTAAAAATTCGTCAAATAAAAAAGGGAGCCTATATTGGATTCTATCCTGATTGCAGACGATAATCCCGAGAACTTGAAAGTTCTTTCCAAGCTGTTGAAACAGGAGGGGTATAAAATCAGAGTGGCGACCAATGGAAAGCAGGCGTTGGAAAGCTTCCAGGCCGAGCCCCCGGATCTTATCCTGCTAGATATACAAATGCCAAAAATGGACGGATACGAAGTTTGCCGTCGGATAAAAGCACAGGAATGTCATCAGTTAATTCCTGTCCTGTTCATCAGCGCCATGGGAGAGTCTTTCAACAAGGTGCTGGCATTTAAGGCTGGCGGCAGTGATTATATAACCAAACCGCTCCAGGCGGAAGAAGTCCTGGCGAGAATCAAAACACATCTTAACTCGTATAACTACCAGAGACAACTTAAAGAAAAAAACATTGAGTTGTTGCAACAATTTAAAACCACATTTGAACAGGCTGCCGTCGGGATTGCCCATATTGACATCGATACCGGGCAATACCTCAAAGTGAACGAACGTTTTGCCGACATCGTTCAATATTCAAGGGATGAACTTCTCAATAAAACGTTTAATGATATCACCCACCCCGATTTTTACGAAGACGACACCCTTCAGGTTGGACAGCTGATAAATAAAGAAATACCATTCTTTGTTAAAGAAAAACAGTATATGAGGGCTGACGGTTCAGCCGTGTGGTGCAAGATAACGGTGTCGCTTGTTGAAAATCAACAGGGACAGACCCCCGCCTATCTCCTGTCAATTATTGAGGATATATCAAAAAGAAAAAAGATTGAAATAGAACAAAAGGAGTATGAACAACACGTAAAGCAGATGCAAAGAATGGAAGCCATCGGAACGCTGGCCGGTGGTATTGCGCACGATTTCAATAATATCCTCTCCGCCATCATTGGTTTCACCGAACTTGCGCTTAAGGAAGCGCCAAGCGACTCATTCCTTGAGAACAGTTTAAATGAAGTGTATTCGGCCGGGAAAAGAGCAAGGGACCTGGTGAAACAGATTCTTGCCTTTGCCCGCCAATCGGATGAAAAAAGAAGCCCCATTCAACCGTGGGTGATTATAAATGAAGCTTTGAGGTTCATCCGTTCCACGATACCCACCACCATTGAGATTCAGAAGGAACTCGACAGTAAATCGTTTATCATGGGAAACCCAACGCAAGTTCACCAGTTGATGATGAACCTTTGCACGAACGCGGCCCATGCAATGGCGGACTCAGGCGGTGTTTTAAAGGTGAGCCTAAAAGACGTGTTTCTCGATAAGAAGGATCTGCCAATTGGCATGGAGCCGGGCGATTACATTGAAATCCGGGTGTCGGATACGGGTGTCGGGATCGCCCCTGAATTGATGGAATTGGTCTTCAATCCTTATTTTACGACCAAGGAACCTGGCGAAGGTACCGGTTTGGGCCTGGCCATGGCGCATGGCATTATCGAGAGCTACAAAGGTAAAATAAACGTTGATAGTCAACTGGGAAAAGGAACTACATTCACAATACACCTGCCAGTCGACAAAAAACATGCAGACTTTCATGTCAGCGAACCCGAAACGTGTCCATCGGGCACGGAAACCATTTTGTTTGTGGACGATGAAGTTCCAATCGTTAAAATGGGAAGCAAGCTGCTTGAAAGTTTAGGTTATTCAGTAACTACAAGAATGAATGGTGTCGAGGCGTTAGAACTGTTCAAGGCTAAACCGGATGCTTTCGATCTGGTCTTTACAGATATGACAATGCCGAATATGACCGGGGATAAACTGGCGATCGAGTTGATGAAGATAAGGCCTGAGATCCCCGTTGTTATTTGTACAGGATACAACAAGAAGATTTCCAAAAAAACCGCTTCGGAAATAGGCATCAAGGCGTTCATTTACAAGCCGCTTGAGAGGGCGGATTTATCCAAAATCATTCGAAACGTACTCGATGCGGCCAAAGGATGACATTGTGACCGGGCGACAATCGTTTTTGGCAACAGATAGGTTGGGACGTTGTCTGCAGACTTTTCGGGTAGAGCCCTTTTCATATATGTAGATTTGTCTGTTCGGACAGCAGACCCAGCGTTTCATCGACCGCTATTTCGATCGGCATTCGGCGTCATCACCATTGGTTGGCGCGATCTATGATTTGTTACTTCGAGGAGATGCGGGCCCAATCCGGGAAGATTTCGGCGGTGACCGTTGGGAAACGCTCCCGAAGCCCGTGGAAATATTCCGGTCCGTTGAGACAGTCGGGATTGTCCACTTCGCCGCACGGGATTTCGGCAACCTCCCAGGCGCCATTACTGAATCGCAAGAGCGCCGAAATGTCTTCGTAACGATTGTTGCCGTCCCGGGACTGGGGCAGGGTATGAACCCAGGCCCAGCCATCCTTGACTCTCAACTGCTTGACGACGAAAACTACAT
This window of the uncultured Desulfosarcina sp. genome carries:
- a CDS encoding response regulator, translating into MDSILIADDNPENLKVLSKLLKQEGYKIRVATNGKQALESFQAEPPDLILLDIQMPKMDGYEVCRRIKAQECHQLIPVLFISAMGESFNKVLAFKAGGSDYITKPLQAEEVLARIKTHLNSYNYQRQLKEKNIELLQQFKTTFEQAAVGIAHIDIDTGQYLKVNERFADIVQYSRDELLNKTFNDITHPDFYEDDTLQVGQLINKEIPFFVKEKQYMRADGSAVWCKITVSLVENQQGQTPAYLLSIIEDISKRKKIEIEQKEYEQHVKQMQRMEAIGTLAGGIAHDFNNILSAIIGFTELALKEAPSDSFLENSLNEVYSAGKRARDLVKQILAFARQSDEKRSPIQPWVIINEALRFIRSTIPTTIEIQKELDSKSFIMGNPTQVHQLMMNLCTNAAHAMADSGGVLKVSLKDVFLDKKDLPIGMEPGDYIEIRVSDTGVGIAPELMELVFNPYFTTKEPGEGTGLGLAMAHGIIESYKGKINVDSQLGKGTTFTIHLPVDKKHADFHVSEPETCPSGTETILFVDDEVPIVKMGSKLLESLGYSVTTRMNGVEALELFKAKPDAFDLVFTDMTMPNMTGDKLAIELMKIRPEIPVVICTGYNKKISKKTASEIGIKAFIYKPLERADLSKIIRNVLDAAKG
- a CDS encoding response regulator, which produces MTENKQELLIVDDNPENLRVLNSMLQQEGYGVRAAKSAKQALASIDIAEPDLVLLDVHMPEMDGFELCKHIKNNSKYLNLPIIFLSALGDTFNKKLGFEAGAVDYMTKPFDIEEVKVRIKTHLKLKASLMEQARLKAEIARKDEEIKILKSKLDSNA